The following are encoded together in the Salvelinus fontinalis isolate EN_2023a chromosome 38, ASM2944872v1, whole genome shotgun sequence genome:
- the LOC129837744 gene encoding ETS domain-containing transcription factor ERF-like isoform X1, with protein sequence MDCNCVSDLLLTPPVPALWTPGEASRIGALFCGSRGIAFPDWAYKPESSPGSRQIQLWHFILELLQKEEYQSVISWQGEYGEFVIKDPDEVAKLWGLRKCKPHMNYDKLSRALRYYYNKRILHKTKGKRFTYKFNFSKVVLVNYPLLDMASSPFLLQNHFNGGSAAPDCSPVTPEALQSLFPRLPESGRGTSLFDRVATAPGPEGDKLRLDTFPFLSSAAPCYSKPPSLLGPYSRNPPFDYPWGFNPYLSGAFSLNNCPKLPPGSLYPSHFYPNPLQTSLGQLPHPFSSLLPPGEVAGGGERGAAGQTGVTNGTAGGQPRLCLPPYPGALSLGRTDILNGGSVGERERRESNTPGTEPGLGLGLGLGLGLGGMGLGGGAGGRQSPSERRGGVKQDPESDSDLEITDLSDCSSDNEPDFSITKETRLSIRSHILVEGKKGGALPPLSSLPPPVSPHPLKSLVPLTPPPPSLPLSLSPSMALVERHRETETLKLIHS encoded by the exons gCATCGCCTTCCCAGACTGGGCCTACAAGCCTGAGTCGAGCCCCGGCTCGCGACAGATTCAGCTTTGGCACTTCATCCTGGAGCTGCTGCAGAAGGAGGAGTACCAGAGTGTGATTTCCTGGCAGGGGGAATATGGAGAGTTTGTCATCAAGGACCCTGACGAGGTGGCCAAACTGTGGGGCCTCAGGAAATGCAAACCCCACATGAACTACGATAAGTTGAGCAGGGCGCTAAG GTACTACTATAATAAGCGCATTTTGCACAAAACCAAAGGGAAGCGTTTCACCTACAAGTTTAACTTCAGTAAGGTGGTGCTGGTGAACTATCCTCTGCTGGACATGGCCAGCTCCCCCTTCCTGCTCCAGAACCACTTCAATGGGGGCTCCGCCGCGCCCGACTGCAGCCCTGTCACACCCGAG gcCCTGCAGTCACTGTTCCCTCGTTTGCCAGAGTCAGGGAGAGGAACCTCCCTGTTTGATCGAGTGGCCACAGCCCCTGGACCAGAGGGAGACAAACTGAGACTGGACACATTCCCCTTCCTCAgctcag CCGCTCCCTGTTACTCCAAGCCCCCATCCCTGTTGGGTCCTTACTCCCGCAACCCCCCCTTCGACTACCCCTGGGGCTTCAATCCCTACCTCTCAGGGGCCTTCTCCCTCAACAACTGCCCCAAGCTGCCCCCcggctccctctatccctcccactTCTACCCCAACCCGCTGCAGACCAGCCTGGGCCAGCTGCCTcaccccttctcctccctactccccccgGGAGAGGTggcaggagggggagagaggggagcagcGGGCCAGACCGGGGTTACTAACGGCACGGCAGGTGGGCAGCCCAGACTCTGCCTGCCTCCTTACCCTGGTGCTCTGTCGCTGGGCCGGACGGACATTCTCAACGGGGGCTctgtgggtgagagggagagaagggaatcCAACACCCCAGGCACGGAGCctgggttggggctagggttagggttagggctgggtcTGGGAGGGATGGGTcttggtggtggtgctggggggcGACAGAGCCCATCGGAGCGGCGAGGCGGGGTGAAGCAGGACCCAGAGTCAGACTCAGACTTGGAGATCACAGATTTGAGTGACTGCAGCTCAGACAACGAGCCTGACTTCAGCATCACCAAGGAGACCAGGCTGAGCATTCGATCACATATCCTGGTGGAGGGGAAGAAAGGGGGAGCACtgccacctctctcctccctccctccccccgtgTCCCCCCATCCCCTCAAGAGCCTGGTGCCCCtcacccctccccctccatccctccctctatccctctctccctccatggctCTGGTTGAAcggcacagggagacagagactctAAAATTGATCCACAGCTAA
- the LOC129837744 gene encoding ETS domain-containing transcription factor ERF-like isoform X2, whose product MDCNCVSDLLLTPPVPALWTPGIAFPDWAYKPESSPGSRQIQLWHFILELLQKEEYQSVISWQGEYGEFVIKDPDEVAKLWGLRKCKPHMNYDKLSRALRYYYNKRILHKTKGKRFTYKFNFSKVVLVNYPLLDMASSPFLLQNHFNGGSAAPDCSPVTPEALQSLFPRLPESGRGTSLFDRVATAPGPEGDKLRLDTFPFLSSAAPCYSKPPSLLGPYSRNPPFDYPWGFNPYLSGAFSLNNCPKLPPGSLYPSHFYPNPLQTSLGQLPHPFSSLLPPGEVAGGGERGAAGQTGVTNGTAGGQPRLCLPPYPGALSLGRTDILNGGSVGERERRESNTPGTEPGLGLGLGLGLGLGGMGLGGGAGGRQSPSERRGGVKQDPESDSDLEITDLSDCSSDNEPDFSITKETRLSIRSHILVEGKKGGALPPLSSLPPPVSPHPLKSLVPLTPPPPSLPLSLSPSMALVERHRETETLKLIHS is encoded by the exons gCATCGCCTTCCCAGACTGGGCCTACAAGCCTGAGTCGAGCCCCGGCTCGCGACAGATTCAGCTTTGGCACTTCATCCTGGAGCTGCTGCAGAAGGAGGAGTACCAGAGTGTGATTTCCTGGCAGGGGGAATATGGAGAGTTTGTCATCAAGGACCCTGACGAGGTGGCCAAACTGTGGGGCCTCAGGAAATGCAAACCCCACATGAACTACGATAAGTTGAGCAGGGCGCTAAG GTACTACTATAATAAGCGCATTTTGCACAAAACCAAAGGGAAGCGTTTCACCTACAAGTTTAACTTCAGTAAGGTGGTGCTGGTGAACTATCCTCTGCTGGACATGGCCAGCTCCCCCTTCCTGCTCCAGAACCACTTCAATGGGGGCTCCGCCGCGCCCGACTGCAGCCCTGTCACACCCGAG gcCCTGCAGTCACTGTTCCCTCGTTTGCCAGAGTCAGGGAGAGGAACCTCCCTGTTTGATCGAGTGGCCACAGCCCCTGGACCAGAGGGAGACAAACTGAGACTGGACACATTCCCCTTCCTCAgctcag CCGCTCCCTGTTACTCCAAGCCCCCATCCCTGTTGGGTCCTTACTCCCGCAACCCCCCCTTCGACTACCCCTGGGGCTTCAATCCCTACCTCTCAGGGGCCTTCTCCCTCAACAACTGCCCCAAGCTGCCCCCcggctccctctatccctcccactTCTACCCCAACCCGCTGCAGACCAGCCTGGGCCAGCTGCCTcaccccttctcctccctactccccccgGGAGAGGTggcaggagggggagagaggggagcagcGGGCCAGACCGGGGTTACTAACGGCACGGCAGGTGGGCAGCCCAGACTCTGCCTGCCTCCTTACCCTGGTGCTCTGTCGCTGGGCCGGACGGACATTCTCAACGGGGGCTctgtgggtgagagggagagaagggaatcCAACACCCCAGGCACGGAGCctgggttggggctagggttagggttagggctgggtcTGGGAGGGATGGGTcttggtggtggtgctggggggcGACAGAGCCCATCGGAGCGGCGAGGCGGGGTGAAGCAGGACCCAGAGTCAGACTCAGACTTGGAGATCACAGATTTGAGTGACTGCAGCTCAGACAACGAGCCTGACTTCAGCATCACCAAGGAGACCAGGCTGAGCATTCGATCACATATCCTGGTGGAGGGGAAGAAAGGGGGAGCACtgccacctctctcctccctccctccccccgtgTCCCCCCATCCCCTCAAGAGCCTGGTGCCCCtcacccctccccctccatccctccctctatccctctctccctccatggctCTGGTTGAAcggcacagggagacagagactctAAAATTGATCCACAGCTAA